The sequence GGTCTTGCATCAATTCTTGCATTTCACCCATAGCTTTTAGATGGTCTTCATCCCTGGCTTGGAACATTTCCATTCCATGCGCTTTGCTCATGTCTGCGATTTCATCAAATGTGTCAGCTGTGAATTCTTTTTCACAGGCGCCACCCAATTGGTTGCATGTCATTGTTTTCATTTTAACTTCTTATTAATTAAACATAGTGTTCATGTTAATGATTTTATACCAACGCTATACATTCTATGGAAAT is a genomic window of Candidatus Neomarinimicrobiota bacterium containing:
- a CDS encoding DUF1059 domain-containing protein, producing MKTMTCNQLGGACEKEFTADTFDEIADMSKAHGMEMFQARDEDHLKAMGEMQELMQDPKAMGEWFENKRKEFENV